One Clarias gariepinus isolate MV-2021 ecotype Netherlands chromosome 5, CGAR_prim_01v2, whole genome shotgun sequence genomic region harbors:
- the LOC128524459 gene encoding zinc-binding protein A33-like has product MASKFSEEDFSCPVCREIFKDPVVLSCSHSVCKVCLHKFWETKGYRECPVCRRKSSKQRPPTNLVLKNLCETFLQERSQRSSSASETVCSLHSEKLKLYCLDDQQPVCVVCQTSRKHTDHKFRPIDEAVTDCKEKLKTALKPLQEKLKIFNDCKLNWSQTEKHIKIQARHTERQIKEEFEKLHQFLRDEEATRITALREEEEQKSQMTKEKIEKLSRDISSLSDTIGAIKEEMRAEDVSLLQNYKATVKRAQSTLWYPEELSGALIHVAKHLDNLKFRVWEKMQHTVQYSPVTLDPNTASPRLIVSDDLTSVRLSDKNQKLPDNPERFDGHVCILGSEGFNSGTHCWDVEVGDCTWWSVGVMTEFAQRKGDVFDRSGIWCVGYYNGNYYTRSTPHTHTRLSVSQKLQRIRVKLDWDEGKLSFSDPLTNTHIHTFTHTFTDKLLPILCVAGKKSPVKLLPLQCSVTVNQIS; this is encoded by the exons ATGGCTTCAAAGTTTTCAGAGGAGGATTTCTCCTGTCCTGTGTGCCGTGAAATCTTCAAGGATCCTGTTGTTCTTAGCTGCagtcacagtgtgtgtaaagtgtgtttgCATAAGTTCTGGGAGACCAAAGGATACAGAGAATGTCCTGTTTGTAGGAGGAAGTCGTCTAAGCAGAGACCTCCCACAAACCTGGTGTTAAAGAACCTGTGTGAGACTTTCTTACAGGAGAGAAGTCAGAGATCTTCATCAGCGTCTGAAACAGTCTGCAGTCTGCACAGTGAGAAACTCAAACTCTACTGTCTGGACGATCAACAgccggtgtgtgtggtgtgtcaaACTTCGAGAAAACACACCGACCATAAATTTCGCCCCATTGACGAGGCAGTAACAGACTGTAAG GAGAAGCTCAAAACTGCACTGAAGCCCCTACAGGAGAAACTGAAGATCTTTAACGACTGTAAACTGAACTGGAGTCAGactgaaaaacatataaag ATTCAGGCCCGACACACAGAGCGTCAGATTAAGGAGGAGTTTGAGAAGCTTCACCAGTTTCTACGAGATGAAGAGGCAACAAGGATCACTGCactgagagaggaagaggagcagaAGAGTCAGATGACGAAGGAGAAGATTGAGAAGCTGAGCAGAGACATATCATCTCTTTCAGACACAATCGGAGCCATAAAAGAGGAGATGAGAGCTGAAGACGTCTCGTTATTACAA AACTACAAGGCCACAGTGAAAAG AGCCCAGAGCACACTGTGGTATCCAGAGGAGCTTTCAGGAGCACTGATCCATGTGGCCAAACATCTGGACAACCTGAAGTTCAGAGTCTGGGAGAAGATGCAGCACACTGTCCAATACT cacCTGTCACTCTGGACCCCAACACTGCTTCTCCTAGACTCATAGTATCTGATGATCTGACCAGTGTGAGACTCAGTGATAAGAACCAGAAACTTCCTGATAATCCAGAGAGATTTGATGGTCATGTGTGTATTCTGGGCTCTGAGGGCTTTAACTCAGGGACTCACTGCTGGGATGTTGAAGTTGGAGACTGTACATGGTGGTCTGTGGGTGTGATGACAGAATTTGCTCAGAGGAAGGGAGATGTATTCGACAGAAGTGGAATCTGGTGTGTGGGGTATTATAATGGTAATTATTACACACGttctacaccacacacacacactcgcctctCAGTGTCACAGAAACTCCAGAGGATCAGAGTGAAGCTGGACTGGGACGAAGGAAAACTGTCATTCTCCGACcctctcactaacacacacatacacactttcacacacacatttactgacAAATTACTGCCAATCCTATGTGTGGCTGGTAAAAAATCTCCTGTAAAGCTCCTCCCACTTCAGTGCTCTGTAACAGTCAATCAGATCAGTTAG
- the LOC128523982 gene encoding E3 ubiquitin-protein ligase TRIM35-like produces the protein MAEGSGPLVCVVCQTSRKHTDHKFRPIDEAVTDCKEKLKTALKPLQERLKIFNDCKLNWSQTAKHIKIQARHTERQIKEEFEKLHQFLRDEEAARITALREEEEQKSQIPGSEHSQKNKPLHQGQLIH, from the exons ATGGCGGAGGGCAGCGGCCCG ctggtgtgtgtggtgtgtcagACTTCAAGAAAACACACCGACCATAAATTCCGCCCCATTGACGAGGCAGTAACAGACTGTAAG GAGAAGCTCAAAACTGCACTGAAGCCCCTACAGGAGAGACTGAAGATCTTTAACGACTGTAAACTGAACTGGAGTCAGACTGCAAAACATATAAAG ATTCAGGCCCGACACACAGAGCGTCAGATTAAGGAGGAGTTTGAGAAGCTTCACCAGTTTCTACGAGATGAAGAGGCAGCCAGGATCACTGCactgagagaggaagaggagcagaAGAGTCAGATCCCAGGGTCAGAACACTCCCAGAAAAACAAGCCTCTACAccagggccagcttatacacTAA